One part of the Denticeps clupeoides chromosome 8, fDenClu1.1, whole genome shotgun sequence genome encodes these proteins:
- the sgca gene encoding alpha-sarcoglycan, whose amino-acid sequence MAGQKQQAFTFAVCTFSFLVAQATRIAPVGQLFVYELHREIYQADFNPVSKIYGSVHNDPIVFKCNKQFFPDLPRWLRFTQRHPYDNGFLYGTPQEQDKGKNIIEITVINKQSYETFGDVLIINVVPPVKKMPYQAEFFVPRREIEKVLPSSVQDEIKRDIQRMWGTEELDFVNISNALDHGGRVPLPLPGHFEGVYVKLGSEKFYSKCLLDLQTPQHHKDCEALSKVPGRKFIKLPGDCSTCSDTSNCVAWCKSTLIDLSHPAPPPPAPTMGSGILEAGQDYNPPESPPPRDYFPDYIATVIIPFVLAILLCLILAYIMCCRREGVEKRDGMTPDLQLYHHTTIHCNTTELRSMAGVREGVLQPLSTLPMFNARTGERVPPTQGLYPTDSPHIPLIMAQQEPNVDPLPRK is encoded by the exons ATGGCAGGACAGAAGCAGCAGGCTTTCACATTTGCAG TGTGTACTTTCAGCTTCCTGGTGGCACAGGCCACCCGAATTGCCCCGGTGGGTCAGCTGTTCGTCTATGAGCTTCATAGGGAGATCTATCAGGCCGACTTCAATCCTGTCAGCAAAATCTACG GGTCGGTCCATAATGACCCCATCGTGTTCAAATGCAACAAGCAGTTCTTCCCTGATCTGCCCCGCTGGCTGCGCTTCACGCAGAGACACCCATACGACAATGGCTTTCTGTACGGAACCCCACAGGAGCAGGACAAGGGGAAGAACATCATAGAG ATCACAGTGATTAACAAGCAGAGCTACGAGACCTTTGGAGACGTTCTGATAATAAACGTGGTCCCTCCAG TGAAGAAGATGCCCTACCAGGCCGAGTTCTTCGTTCCACGCAGGGAAATTGAGAAGGTGCTGCCCTCTAGCGTTCAGGATGAAATCAAACGTGACATACAGAGGATGTGGGGCACAGAGGAGCTGGACTTTGTCAACATCTCCAATGCTCTGGACCACGGAGGCAGAGTTCCTCTGCCTCTGCCTGGACATTTTGAGGG tgtttatGTGAAGCTGGGTTCGGAGAAGTTCTACTCCAAGTGTCTGCTGGATCTTCAGACGCCGCAGCATCATAAAGACTGTGAAGCCCTGTCGAAGGTTCCTGGACGAAAGTTTATTAAACTGCCTGGAGACTGCAGCACGTGCTCAGACACCAGCAACTGTGTTGCGTGGTGCAAGTCCACACTG attGACTTGTCCCACCCTGCGCCTCCACCACCAGCTCCAACCATGGGTTCAGGGATCCTAGAAGCAGGGCAGGATTACAACCCCCCAGAGTCTCCCCCTCCCCGGGACTACTTCCCTGACTACATTGCCACAGTGATCATCCCATTTGTTCTGGCCATTCTGCTGTGCCTCATTCTGGCCTACATAATGTGCTGCAGGCGGGAGGGCGT TGAGAAACGAGATGGAATGACCCCTGA TCTTCAGCTGTACCACCACACCACCATCCACTGCAACACCACTGAGCTGCGCAGCATGGCGGGGGTCCGCGAGGGGGTCCTTCAGCCCCTGTCCACCCTGCCCATGTTCAATGCCCGCACCGGCGAGAGAGTGCCCCCCACGCAGGGACTCTACCCGACCGACAGCCCCCACATCCCACTGATCATGGCACAGCA GGAGCCCAACGTTGACCCGTTACCCAG GAAGTGA